Below is a window of Salmo trutta unplaced genomic scaffold, fSalTru1.1, whole genome shotgun sequence DNA.
ctacccaagagaggttttaagacaacacaagggttaagacatgactctgctatgccattgtgctgtagaattttgACTCTGAATTTTGTCCCTTATAAAAGTATCactttacaaatatgcatagtcacttcacaaattaccttgactaacctgtaccccagcacattgactaggtaccggttccccatgtatatagccttgttattgttatgtaattgtcTTCTGTTACTTTTGGATTTTATCTTTTACTTTACATTATTTAGTAAATATCTTCTTacctcttcttgaactgcattgttggttaagggcttgtaagttagcatttcactgtaaagtctacacctgttgtattcagcgcatgtgacaaattaaatttgatttgataataaaTTCTAGACATTTGTTTATACTTGACTAAGcgtactgtcatgacgttggcctgaggGTTTATGACCCACATAAATACCTTtttcctttttcctctctctactctactgatgtgactattgaaaatccctttgttaacatTGAGAGAGTCTGGTGAGTCTGTGGTCTGTCCATCCATGTGTccatggggaaagagagagagactcagacagacagactgcctctacctcctcctcttcaatGCTACATCCTGCCCagcatgtgacacacacacacccacacacacacaaactatagTTCTCACTGACCCAAAATACTAACAACCTTGGGGAAAATGTTTCTGACCTCTCTTTGCTCGTGAGAAGAATAAAACAATATGTCAACGTATTATTATCACTGCTTCAGCGTCTCCTTGTATGTTTACCACTCAAACGTAAAATGAAGAAATGTTAGTTCAGAGGCCTGGAAGTTCGGTTTAGTCTAGTCGACAACCTTGTTAACAAAAACCCTTTAATCAAAGCAATGAGATAAAAAAAtacagaaggggaaaaaagtaacaATAGTTGTGctctgtacatacctacatgtgTGTGATTGAATTACAAATTAAAAATGTTTTGAAAAGGCTTGTCAAATATAAAGTATGGAAGTGAATTCATCATCTTTACTTGACTTAAAAATAGTCATTTATAGAAGAGCTGTTGGGACTcttctgttgggacagctttatgtaggccctaacagtttgtgggcaccgtttgtcactgttatagcgCAATTAATGtactgtttagtgttgtgttgtgtagtggcttgctggcatgcatcccacatttttGTTGACGGTAGGCTATAACGGTAGACTATAACTGACTATGATgatactttagctaatatggtgacaactatATAAGTTGtatgtagcggttatgatatggtttggcttggaaaggtttattcgcctggtcacatacacctGATGTATTGTGCAAAGAAGTCCACAAATGAAGGGGAGagtgcatagatgcgagaaggaatacaacatggctgctatgaaagtgaactgtgtttatggGTGATcatgggtgtattcattccaccgattctgtttaaaaatgtttcttaaacagaagcaaacagaacgaaacaGGGCGAAACattcctgaatttgtccaatagaaacccttgtttgcaactgttggactaattatTACACCCTAGATCTGCTAGATGTAGGCttgagtgtgcaaggcggtattgaatgtgtcactgtctgtccatgtcgacctgtgtgcacctgcattgtaaactttaattcataggctagtttggaacaacctcatgatgggtatagggaaaattagagtatcatgtaggaGCCTAAACCTAtaaatgttacattgaactgggtgaatggaatatgaacgacagtcatccaatatgctataATAGAAAAAAGTTCATGCTCATGAAGAAAAAAATTGTCCTCCCCAGTTTAAACTGCACCGACTACCACTGTTTGCCTGAGTGATAACATGTCCtttataaataaaaacaatgttaAAAAACATAGCCTACTGTTGAGATCATGATGGAAGTGTGTGAGCTGTAGCAAGCGGTAGGCTATAACTGCTATTGTAAACGTTTAGCCTACCTATTGAACTACAGACAAGAAAATAAACTCAGAAAATAACCAGCGACTATCTACAGAGGACGCACAGAAGCTGACATTCTTTCtgtgcatgctctctctctctctatgagcCTATTCTGGTTCtattttctttttctctttttctcaatTAAAAGCCCGAGCCTCATCCTCTTCgtctgttttgtgtatgtgttcatccaCTACAGGACGCGATAGAGAAAGATGCGAAGACAGGGAATGGGGGGGACgatggagaaagaggagagggggtgagggagggagggagccagccAGTAGGGAAGGAATAGGCCTACAGGCTAATATACAGTCGATGTGAGAAAGGCTGTTGACGTTTTAATACGCAATCATGCAAGATGCATGCATTAAACTGTAGCAGACAAAATAGTAGAATGCAGGTTATGTTTACCCACTATTATGACATACTATCCGTTGTTTGTTTGTCTCATAATCTCTCGCATGTCCATCATCACTTCACTACTTAGGTCACAGAATCTCGTGCCCTTGCACTGGCGATCTGTGTGACGTGGATCCGAGATTTCGGAACGTGCTGTTCTCTCCGCGGAGGTCGTTAGACGCACTGGACAGCATGGTTACGTTACTGTCCCGCAAGCGTCcggcagtgggggggggggggggttataaaaACATGGTCATGACTGACCATGTCCATTACTAGgaagggcaagagagagagaacgtgtggTAAGCTACTATCTATTTACCTAAACAAGTTAGCCTACATTTATTTATCCAACGACAATTCCTCCAAACAATGATTAACCTGATCAAATGTCAATTTTGTATgactgatttttttatttatttattaaaggaGCTATATGTAATTCTTTGCATTGCAATTTCACAAAATATATCTACAGTAATActggaatgatagtgtttcacaatatttcaccccccaaaaaagtaattGGGACCACACAAAATTGCATTTAAATGGTGCAGCCTTTCTATTGGTCAACAAAAGACAGACCTTTTCTTGTTGTCAAATTGATTGGGGCCAGCAAATCTCTTGTTGTCAATGCAACAAATGACCAGTCAATTTAACAAGAGATTTGCTGGCCCCAGTAAATTTGACAAAAAGAGATGGTTCATTGTTGAATTGTTACATGTAGTCTAGTACCTTTAAATTGTGTGGATAATACTTTAGGACTTTGGCCAGTCTTGATTCAAAATCTTGCTGTCATGACCCATGTCAAGACAGAAAAGTATTTATAGGCTACCTCAGTACTAGTTCAGGTTATAAATTAGTCCTTTATGTTCTTATCATAGGAACGCCATGATACTGTGTGTAAGGATAAGATAACGTTTTATTATATCATTTTTTTactcccttttctccccaatttcgtgataaccaattgatagttacagtcttgtcccatcgctgcaactcccgtacggactcgggagaggcgaaggcgagagccatgcgtcctccgaaacatgaccctgccaagcactgcttcttgacacactgctcgcttaacctggaagaaACAGCGTACAGTTGGCGACTGAAGTCAGCTTGCAAGCACCCaacctgccacaaggagtcgctagagcgtgatgggacaaggaaaccCCAGCCggccaaaacctcccctaacccggacaacactgggccaattgtgcgccgcctcatgggtctcccattacggccggctgtgacacagcctgggatcaaacctgggtctgtaggAACACTTCAAGCATtgcgatgcattgccttagaccgctgtgccactcgggaggcccaaggATAGGATCATTAACTTGTGATGAATGACATCACTGTGAAATGTGGATTGCTCAATTGAGAATAACTCAGTCTAACATGATTTCTGTTTTCTCCACAGCCTTGAAAAACCCTAGCTCAGCCAGTGTCTGAGTAgtgaatattgtgtgtgtgtgtgtgtgtgtgtaggctataaTGGGTCTGtcactgtctggctggctgggtggcatCCCAGCCAAGATGAAGAAGGatgctccctcctcttcctccttcctcccgcTGTCcatccctacctcctcccgcctTTCACTCCTCCTAAACTCCTCTCCCGTTGACCCTGGAGACCCCCGGTGCCGCTGGAGCCCCACACACTGTTCACCTCACTTCCTGCTGTCCCAGTGCGGGGAGGAAGTGACACGAGCCCCCACTCAGCAGATCAGCGACGGGGCTCGGGGGGAGAAGGGGGAAAGGGGAGGAATGCACGTCTGGGAGGTGCTCTGGTGCCCCACCCACAGAGGAAGTCATGCTGTGATTGGTGTATCCACGGAGCACTGCCCGCTACAAACCTCTGGTTACACTGCACTGATGGGCGGAGACTCACAGTCCTGGGGATGGGAACTCACAAACAATCAGCTGTGGCATGCAGGGCAAGCCCTGGGGAGATACCCCGGGGAGAAAGGGGTGCAGGCGCAAGAGCAATCTGTGTCCCCCCCTCACCCTGTCCCGGAGCGCGTGCTGCTGGTTCTGGATGCAGACACAGGAACCCTGGGATATGTAGTAGATGACTGCTTCCTGGGCATGGCCTTTAAGGACCTCCCCCAAGGGGTGGAGCTTTTCCCGGCCATCAGCAGCGTAAGGGGTGGAGCCTTCATACGACTACGCTACCTCAACGGAGCTACCCGTGAGTATAACTTCATTATTATAATACAATTTAACTTTATTGTCCCTTGGCTTGTTGCTTGGCTTTTATAGCATCAACACAGACAGGCAACATTTAGCACAGTATTACAGCTATCAAACTGAACACAGTGGAAATAACCCAACTAAAACAGTTCAGAACTATTCATGATGCCCTTAAACCCAAACCTGCCCACACCAAGTACTTATGTTTGCATGTATGTTtattacatttctctctctctttccttccctttATTTCTCTCAGGTGAGCCTCCTGCACTGATGGCTCTCTGTCGCCTGTCCATCCATGTGTccatggggaaagagagagagactcagacagacagactgcctctgcctcctcctcttcaACGCTACATCCTGCCCAGCATGTGACACACACAAACTATAGAGTAAATAGGAAAGTTCTCACTGACCCAATGTCCATATACTGCTAAACAGTTTTTAATTGAATTATGCAGGTCATCCAGAAAAGAAATGagcctctctgtattgttggggcCAATGAGTGGTTTATGTAACAGCAAACCATCATTGGAcagtgctgcacacattgtgatgttagctcctctctggcctgggacatccatggttgctctctgtccaatcacatttcttccccttgcgtcgtgtttttgccaggttgaatccagcttcatccacaaagatgaatgtatgtgcagtttgcctggcttccatctccattactctctaaaatacagtaaatccacagttttacagtactttacattatGCATAGCTGTGTATATACCCTGTTTAGTTATTGAACAGACATCTTACATGGACATATTGATACCAGAGTTATTTCACACGTTCACTGTTTCTCTCAAAGGGtacagtgtacaactgcttcatccttaTTTTATGTTTCTCTAGGACTCTGGCAATTGTCGTTGTGCTGACTGTATTCACATTCACAAACGTGATATTGTCTGCCAGCACTCTGTCCTGAATTTCCCGCAGTTTTATTGCATTGTTGCCAATTACCATGGCAATTTCCTGTTCAGCTGATAAtattctacctctccctcctgtGGGAGGCAACCTTTGGATCccactgaaaaacacaaaacaatcaatatatttcaaaatgtgaacatactgtattgtactgtaatatgtaGTTAAATTATCATTGAAGGATGCACATCTCACCTGTTGTTTTGCCTGAAAATTCGTACTATTGATGCAACTGTTGAACGTTGCAGATTTGGTTGCACCCTTAAACCGGCCTCTCTCAAAGAGAGACCATGGTTTACAACATGGTCAATAATTGTGGCCCTTATCTCATCCTCCacgcattctccctctccctgccactctTCTTTCCCTACCAACCTGTCTTCCTTGATCCATGTTTCCAAACTAAATCATTCCGAAGCCATCCTCTTTTGTCTGTTTGGTAAGAGACTAAAAACAGGACACTTGGGTAGGCTTTCAGCTGAAATTGaaatcagctgtgtttggaaTGATTACATATTCTGCTGAGATGTTCTATATGTTTCTATTTggttactgcagaaatgcacAACATTTGCCAACattctgttttgaatgtgtttttaacagttttggaaacagtgtgttagtgggaagcaaaagtatgtgaaccctttggaaatacctggatgtctgcataaattggtcataaaatttgatctgatcttcatctaggtcacaacaatagacaaacacggtctgcttaaactaataacacacaaacacttgtatgttttcgtgtatttattgaacacaccatgtaaacattcacagtgtagggtgggaaaagtatgtgaacccttggatttaataactgtttgaccctcctttggcagaaATAACCTCAAcgtcaaatgttttctgtagttgcggatcagacctgcacaatggtcaggaggaattttggagcattcgtctttacaaaactgtttcagttcagcaatattcttaggatgtctggtgtaAACTGCtatcttgaggtcatgccacagcatctcagtcatatccaagatggcgtagcagttcagacatCTTTGTCTTGtcatgtcccgtgtatatatttttcttgtcctttgtatatattttttatatttttaacctctatttcaacatactctcctgcaacccgcctcacccaatgtggtatggatctgctattttctatacttaagaaccggaacccccaacagaagctagccagctaactagctactagctagtagtcagttagccactgctagcggtcatcagctaaccttagcccggtcaactcctgccagtctgcatagcgcgattcaacccagagcatacgAGACTGCTTTTtctccacatctccggattcctaccgtaagctctgaaccttttcacctggatcatcgcagctagctagctgctatctgagtggctactcctggctaacgtctctgtcccaaagcaGGCACCAGTTAGTCTGAAACTAGCTtcgtgctaggcccatctcccggctagctgaagaggcccatcagccactccttgggctacaatgcCTATTTTtgtcaattggcctggaccctttttaCTGCCGACACAAGAGCCCCGCCGAttcatcacgactggtctactgatgtaatctgcccgagggggtttcaacatgctcctccgttgcgacgtcccctgaaggcccatctgctagccgcggcccgctagctgtctagaacatatcagactgttagctgaagaggtacatcagccaatttcttgggctacaatacctattttgccaattggcctggacccttttactgcctacacagagccctgccgatccatcacgactggtctgccgacataaccgtccgagggggctacaacagactctTCCGTTGCGATGTCCCCCTAAGGCCCTTTTGCTAGCCTGCTaaccccggcccgctagctgtctgaatcgccgagtctccagctcgcctagctactcactggtccctatgatcactcggctacgcatgcctctccctaatgtcaatatgccttgtccattgctgttttgattagtgattattgtcttgtttcactgtagagcctccagccctgctcaatatgccttagctagcccttttgttccatctcccacacatgcggggacctcacctggtttaaatggtgtctctagagacaaaacctctctcatcgtcagtcaatgcctaggtttacctccactgtattcacatcctaccatacccttgtctgtacattatgccttgaatctattcttccgtgcCCAGAAACTTGCTCCTttaactctctgttccgaacgcattagacgaccagttcttatagcctttagctgtacccttatcctactcctcctctgttcctctggtgatgtagaggttaatccaggcactgcagtgcctagctccactcccattccccaggcgctctcatttgttgacttctgtaaccgtaaaagccttggtttcatgcatgttaacattagaatcctcctccctaagtttgttttattcactgctttagcacactctgccaaaccggatgtcctagccgtgtctttatcctggcttaggaaggccaccaaaaatccagaaatgtccatccctaactataacattttccgacaagatagaactgccaaagggggcagagttgcaatctactgcagagatggcctgcagaGTTCTGGTATACTAtacaggtctgtgcccaaacaatttgagcttctacttctaaaaatccacctttccagaaacaagtctctcactgttgctgcttgttatagaccaccttcagcccccagctgttccctggacaccatatgtgaatattggcccccatctatcttcagagctcataatgttaggtgacctaaactgggacatgcttaaaacctcttgaggatacaatcccgttaacgggattggttggacaacaaccagtgagatagcacggcgcgatattcaaaacaaaatTATCTAAAAATtgaaattcaagtattatacgacattttaaagatactctactcgttaatccaatcacattgtccgatttcaaaaaggctttacggtgaaagcaaaacattagattattttagcatagcacctcagcaaaaaaaataaaaaagccattttccaagcacgacAGTGTTAGGTCGCGTCAATTCAATTCTGGTGTCAGAACAAAGAGAATCTCTGGTCTCTAGTATTGTTTCACAGCTGTTTATTAAGCTAAGTAAATAGTGATAAATGcaatgttcgtatatacgggctcactgtaacacctcgcagggcagacagagaactgagtTACATATCCTTTGCTTTTCATTAAATACtatgacagagatagttcccgctcactgctggcctgtcagagggaggatgagcatggtttaaacttactcatcctatcgttggtgtgcaggttggtcccaacctcgAGACGCCTCCTGTTGCCGGGCGTAGTTATTATCTTTGGCAGTTGATTTATCTTGTGACGGTacaatgcacagttctctaaaaccccGACACCCCTCCGCATATACATTTCACCCATATCCCGCCGTTATCATTTAACAAGCTCTTCCATATCCCTGATTTACAGCATCTGCATTCTTTCCATATGACTCAACATCCCATGAGCCCCTTCCTCTCACACAGCAGTATGCTCTTATCATATAGAGTATAAACTTAATATTATAGCATAGCTTctttgttatattatataggttatgcaaacaaatagttggtcaaaccctaacaatagccatcacaaaaccagatatacagccaaaatgaagcactaacctttgacaatcttcatcagatgacactcctaggacatcatgttagacaatacatgcattttttgttcgatcaagtttatatt
It encodes the following:
- the LOC115180998 gene encoding SPRY domain-containing SOCS box protein 2 translates to MGLSLSGWLGGIPAKMKKDAPSSSSFLPLSIPTSSRLSLLLNSSPVDPGDPRCRWSPTHCSPHFLLSQCGEEVTRAPTQQISDGARGEKGERGGMHVWEVLWCPTHRGSHAVIGVSTEHCPLQTSGYTALMGGDSQSWGWELTNNQLWHAGQALGRYPGEKGVQAQEQSVSPPHPVPERVLLVLDADTGTLGYVVDDCFLGMAFKDLPQGVELFPAISSVRGGAFIRLRYLNGATREPPALMALCRLSIHVSMGKERETQTDRLPLPPPLQRYILPSM